TTGACCTGAGGGACAATGACCCAAAAGCAAGGAGAGTAAGATGCCGCCTTGTCTAACTGCAGGTCTGGGAGTGTCCACCTTGTCTAACTGTAGGTCACGTCCACTTTCAAAAGGATACACAAACTCACAACAACCAGACGATGGCTGATCTTTCTGACATGAAAGTGCATTGTGAAGTGGCGCTAGGCAGATACGCTTACAATCAGTCTGCATTTGTTGCcatttgtaaatgagccttactGTGTGACTGGCCttgtatttataatatatgttATTTCTCCTATTCTGAATGAATACATCATACAAACAAATGTTGTACATGTCTCTCTGCCATATATCAAGCTACtgagtattatatataacatttcagaaaacattacatttatttcttCAATTCAGAGGCAAAGTCATTTAATTTAAAAGAACAAATAATGGTAGGAAGAATAGCAAATGATTTAAGAGATGCAGTTAGTGCTGAGCCCAGTGTCTTGGGAATGCAAgctgtggctgggagggcatgctgggacttgtagttacacactAGGTGCTCTGACATATACCATGGCGGTGCACGGAGGTTTTATCACCACAAGAAGCGGCTTATAGCGCCACCAGCAGGCTGCCCGCGGTACTGCACGGCTCAGTGACACAGTGACCCCTCCTGTACTGTGACACCGGGAGCTGCGAAGACCCCGAGTCACGTGACCCGGCCCGGCCTGACAGACAAGATGGGGCCCGGATGCTGTCTCCATGGTGACGAGCGGAAGTCGGCTCATCAGCTGGTTGGGGTCGGTAAAGATGGCGGCGGAGGCTGAATACgagtcagtgctgtgtgtgaagcCTGAGATCAGCGTGTACCGGATCCCGCCGCGGGCGTCCAACCGGGGCTACAGGTGCACCCCCATAACACCCCCCTCACCCGTCTCCTGCCGCCTCCCTCTACACCCGCCTGCTCCCCCCTTCTatccctctcaccctcccccccGTCACCCTTTAaccctctcacccccccctcctcctgtcacccactcaccccccctcctcctgtcaccctctcacccccccctcctcctgtcaccctctaaccccccctcctcctgtcacccactcaccccccctcctcctgtcaccctctcaccccccccctcctcctgtcaccctctcaccccccctcctcctgtcaccctctcacccaccccctcctcctgtcaCCCTTTCACCCCCCCCCCGTCACCCTTTcaccctctcaccccccccccccacctcctgtcacacactcaccccccccctcctcctgtcacacactcacccccccctcctcctgtcacacactcaccccccctcctcctgtcaccctctcaccccccccctcctcctgtcacacactcaccccccctcctcctgtcacacactcaccccccctcctcctgtcaccctctcaccccccccccccctcctcctgtcaccctctcaccccccctcctcctgtcaccctctcaccccccccccctcctgtcaccctctcaccccccccccccctcctcctgtcaccctctcacccccccccccccctcctcctgtcaccctctcaccccccccccccccctcctcctgtcaccctctcaccccccccccccccctcctcctgtcaccctctcaccccccccctcctcctgtcaccctgtcaccccccccccccccccctcctcctgtcaccctctcacccctcccccctctcctctcacccctcccccctctcctgtccctctcaccccccccccctctcctgtccctctcaccccccccccccctctcctgtccctctcacccctcccccctctcctgtccctctcaccccccccccctctcctgtccctctcacccccccccccctctcctgtccctctcaccccccccccccctctcctgtccctctcacccccccccccctctcctgtccctctcaccccccccccctctcctgtccctctcaccccccccccctctcctgtccctctcacccccacctcccctgttaccctcctccccccccaccatCCTCCCCCCCACCCTGTGACTTCCCCTTCTGCCTCCTTGCCTCTCACCTGCCTCTGTCTCCCCTTCAGGGCCTCGGACTGGAAGCTGGATCAGCCGGACTGGACAGGAAGAATGAGACTGACATCTAAAGGGAATGTGGCTTTCATCAAACTGGAAGACAAGGTGTCAGGTACCCAAAACacatcacatatgtcccccctgcTATCTCCCCCCTTTATGGCACTGCGACCCCCCTCCTTGTAGTTGCTCCACATGCAAACATGCCTTTCCCTTTGCTGTCATGTACTGTATTTGTTTTTCTACCAGGGGAACTCTTTGCTCAAGCACCAGTTGACCAGTTTCCTGGGCTCGCAGTGGAAACAGTGACTGATTCAAGCCGTTACTTTGTAATCAGGATTCAAGATGGAAATGGTACGTCAAATGAGGATGGATGGTACTATGTGAAAGAGATGAAATCATGGGAGAAGGAAGGACATGATGATAGTCGGACTCGGACTTAATGTGTTTAACCTCTTCCTTTCTCCACCAGGAAGAAGTGCTTTCATTGGCATCGGCTTCTCAGATCGGGGTGATGCTTTTGACTTCAATGTATCTTTACAGGATCACTTCAAGTGAGTTTGAAACTGAACAACGTCATAGCCCGAGATCAAGAACATGTGCTTTGTTACCACAATTCTATCATTATAGGCTtcattgtgggcagcatggtggctcagtggttatcacttctgcctcacagcgctagggtcatgagttcaattcctgaccatggccttatctgtgtggagtttgtatgttctccccgtgtttgtatgggttttctccgggtgctccggtttcctcccacattccaaaagcaTATTGGTatatttaattggctgctaacaaattgaccatagtctctgtctgtgtgtgtgttaaggaatttagactgtaagccccaatgaggcagagactgatgtgaatgagttctctgtacagcgctgcggaatcagtggcgctgtataaataaatgattaattgGCAAGTCAGCATAATATGCTGTCATGCCAAAACATGATTTATTGGGTCAAGAGTGCAATATAAGTACTTTGAGGTGTTCTGGGCTTAAGGAGTGGTGGATGAGAACATTTGTTTCTCTATTTTCAGCTTCTAATAGGCTCCTCTCAGTGTGTGTCAGGTGCCCAGCTCGTCATTCATTCTACAGTAGTTCTAAGGTTTTATCTTCGCCCAGGAGAATCCTTAGATTCACTCATAGTAGTATAGACATTGGGCTGTGGGTATTCCTTAACTTGTGCTGTCGTCTTTGTTCTGATTGCACTGAGCTTAGTATTGCCCCAGTCTCCGTTTTGGGCTGGTTATTGGTAAAGTTATGGTGTCAATCTTTGTCCCCTTCCATAGAATTGAAGATGCACAACTGATGGTTTAGTATCAGTTTATACCTGGGTTGATGTTGAAGATGGATCCAGTTTAGAGGTATTATACTTCTGTTCAGAGTGTATACTGGTAGTGCTGAGTTACTAGGCAGAGCTTGTATGGCACATCCACCAGAAATGTGCATCACTGATGTGCACGGTTTAGATACAGGGGCATTGCCTGGAATACCTGCACCtcacattttttgggggggggggggggctctcacAAGTGACTGAACCATGACCTGTAATCTTGATGCAGGTGGGTGAAACAGGAATCTGACTTTTCCAAAGAGCCCCAAGGACAGGACAATCTCCCCAAGCTGGATTTGGGTTTCAAAGAAGGTCAGACGATCAAGCTTAACATTGGGGTAGGTGCTGAATACTTAACCAAAATTTTATTATGCATGTAATTGTGTTTGCAGTACTAACCTGGGCACTGACACATCTtcataatattaacatttaaattattatatagtgTTTGTCAACTGTCAAAAAATATCAACAAAATGAATTCTACACCTCCTGGAAGGTGCTATGAAATGTTCATACATggatgaaaaaacatttaaaaacagaagaataaattttacttatttttgtcttctgttattttttttcttgaaccCCTCAGCACATGAAGAAGAAGGAGGGTTCCTGTAAGCCTCAGAGGAATGTAGGTGCTGGTGGCATCGCTTTACTGCCTCCTCCTCCTGGGGGGAAAATCACAGCACCCACTGTCCCTGTGACCACTTCTGTACCTGTTGCCAATCATGTTATTTCTCCACACTTGCAAGCAAGCAACACCTCCACCAGCCCAGGTATCTCATTTACAGTATACATGTCTTCCAGTCTATATCCCATCTCTACCAGCCCAGGTATCTCATAGTATACATGTCTACCAGTCTATATCCCATCTTTACCAGCCCAGGTATCGCATAGTATACATCTCTTTCAGTCTGTACACCACATCCACCAGCCCAGGTATCTCATAGTATACATGTCTACTAGTCTATATCCCATCTCTACCAGCCCAGGTAACTCATAGTATACATGTCTACCAGTCTATATCCCATCTCTACCAGCCCAGGTATCTCATAGTATAATGTCTTCCAGTCTATATCCCATCTCTACCAGCCCAGGTATCTCATAGTATAATGTCTTCCAGTCTATATCCCATCTTTACCAGCCCAGGTATCGCATAGTATACATCTCTTCCAGTCTATACACCACCTCCACCAGCCCAGGTATCTCATAGTATACATCTCTTCCAGTCTATATCCCATCTCTACCAGCCCAGGTATCTCATAGTATACATCTCTACCAGTCTACATCCCATCTCTACCAGCCCAGGTATCTCATAGTATACATGTCTACATCCCATCTCTACCAGCCCAGGTATCTCATAGTATACATGTCTTCCATTCTATATCCCACCTCCACCAGCCCAGGTATCTCATAGTATACATCTCTTCCAGTCTATACACCACCTCCACCAGCCCAGGTATCTCATTTACAGTATACATGTCTTCCAGTCTATATCCCACCTCCACCAGCCCAGGTATCTCATAGTATACATGTCTACCAGTCTATATCCCATCTCTACCAGCCCAGGTATCTCATAGTATACATGTGTACATCCCATCTCTACCAGCCCAGGTATCTCATAGTATAATGTCTTCCAGTCTATATCCCATCTCTACCAGCCCAGGTATCGCATAGTATACATCTCTTTCAGTCTGTACACCACATCCACCAGCCCAGGTATCTTATGGTATACATGTCCCAGTCTATATCCCATCTCCACCAGCCCAGGTATCTCATAGTATACATGTCTACTAGTCTATATCCCATCTCCACCAGCCCAGGTATCTCATAGTATACATCTCTTTCAGTCTGTACACCACATCCACCAGCCCAGGTATCTTATGGTATACATGTCCCAGTCTATATCCCATCTCCACCAGCCCAGGTATCTCATAGTATACATGTCTACTAGTCTATATCCCATCTCCACCAGCCCAGGTATCTCATAGTATACATGTCCCAGTCTATATCCCATCTCCACCAGCCCAGGTATCTCATAGTATACATGTCCCAGTCTATATCCCATCTCCACCAGCCCAGGTATCTCATAGTATACATGTCTACTAGTCTATATCCCACCTCCACCAGCCCAGGTATCTCATAGTATACATGTCTACCAGTCTATATCCCATCTCTACCAGCCCAGGTATCTCATAGTATACATGTCTACCAGTCTATATCCCATCTCCACCAGCCCAGGTATCTCATAGTATACATGTCCCAGTCTATATCCCATCTCCACCAGCCCAGGTATCCCATAGTATACATGTCCCAGTCTATATCCCATCTCCACCAGCCCAGGTATCTCATAGTATACATGTCTACTAGTCTATATCCCACCTCCACCAGCCCAGGTATCTCATAGTATACATGTCTACCAGTCTATATCCCATCTCTACCAGCCCAGGTATCTCATAGTATACATGTGTACATCCCATCTCTACCAGCCCAGGTATCTCATAGTATAATGTCTTCCAGTCTATATCCCATCTCTACCAGCCCAGGTATCGCATAGTATACATCTCTTTCAGTCTGTACACCACATCCACCAGCCCAGGTATCTTATGGTATACATGTCCCAGTCTATATCCCATCTCCACCAGCCCAGGTATCTCATAGTATACATGTCTACTAGTCTATATCCCATCTCCACCAGCCCAGGTATCTCATAGTATACATCTCATCCAGTCTATATCCCATCTCTACAAGCCCAGGTATCTCATAGTATATATGTCTTCCAGTCTGTATACCACCCTCAGACAAATTATCTAACCAAAGTCCAGAAATGCAAAACCGAGTCAGGTATCTATACAAACACGGAAAACTGTTTCTCGCTCGGTCTGTGAATCCCACAGTTTCCTTTAGATAAGTGAACATTTCCcttgtgtgtttgtgtttccTCCTCAGATATCTTGCTAGAT
The nucleotide sequence above comes from Mixophyes fleayi isolate aMixFle1 chromosome 6, aMixFle1.hap1, whole genome shotgun sequence. Encoded proteins:
- the NECAP1 gene encoding adaptin ear-binding coat-associated protein 1 isoform X4; translation: MVTSGSRLISWLGSVKMAAEAEYESVLCVKPEISVYRIPPRASNRGYRASDWKLDQPDWTGRMRLTSKGNVAFIKLEDKVSGELFAQAPVDQFPGLAVETVTDSSRYFVIRIQDGNGRSAFIGIGFSDRGDAFDFNVSLQDHFKWVKQESDFSKEPQGQDNLPKLDLGFKEGQTIKLNIGHMKKKEGSCKPQRNVGAGGIALLPPPPGGKITAPTVPVTTSVPVANHVISPHLQASNTSTSPGISFTVYMSSSLYPISTSPGISFTVYMSSSLYPTSTSPGIS
- the NECAP1 gene encoding adaptin ear-binding coat-associated protein 1 isoform X2 → MVTSGSRLISWLGSVKMAAEAEYESVLCVKPEISVYRIPPRASNRGYRASDWKLDQPDWTGRMRLTSKGNVAFIKLEDKVSGELFAQAPVDQFPGLAVETVTDSSRYFVIRIQDGNGRSAFIGIGFSDRGDAFDFNVSLQDHFKWVKQESDFSKEPQGQDNLPKLDLGFKEGQTIKLNIGHMKKKEGSCKPQRNVGAGGIALLPPPPGGKITAPTVPVTTSVPVANHVISPHLQASNTSTSPDILLDLGSPVPAPKAAVASADLWGDFNTASSSLSSQAPQSSSWVQF
- the NECAP1 gene encoding adaptin ear-binding coat-associated protein 1 isoform X3; the protein is MVTSGSRLISWLGSVKMAAEAEYESVLCVKPEISVYRIPPRASNRGYRASDWKLDQPDWTGRMRLTSKGNVAFIKLEDKVSGELFAQAPVDQFPGLAVETVTDSSRYFVIRIQDGNGRSAFIGIGFSDRGDAFDFNVSLQDHFKWVKQESDFSKEPQGQDNLPKLDLGFKEGQTIKLNIGHMKKKEGSCKPQRNVGAGGIALLPPPPGGKITAPTVPVTTSVPVANHVISPHLQASNTSTSPDILLDLGSPVPAPKAAVASADLWGDFNTASSLSSQAPQSSSWVQF
- the NECAP1 gene encoding adaptin ear-binding coat-associated protein 1 isoform X1, coding for MVTSGSRLISWLGSVKMAAEAEYESVLCVKPEISVYRIPPRASNRGYRASDWKLDQPDWTGRMRLTSKGNVAFIKLEDKVSGELFAQAPVDQFPGLAVETVTDSSRYFVIRIQDGNGRSAFIGIGFSDRGDAFDFNVSLQDHFKWVKQESDFSKEPQGQDNLPKLDLGFKEGQTIKLNIGHMKKKEGSCKPQRNVGAGGIALLPPPPGGKITAPTVPVTTSVPVANHVISPHLQASNTSTSPDILLDLGSPVPAPKAAVASADLWGDFNTASSQLVSFCLEGKYHDHKHGTCSIT